In the genome of Pseudomonas sp. LBUM920, one region contains:
- the mazG gene encoding nucleoside triphosphate pyrophosphohydrolase, giving the protein MYSLEDLLHLMNRLRDPKYGCPWDIKQTYATIVPHTLEEAYEVADAIERGDFDHLQGELGDLLFQVVYYSQLAREEGRFEFAGVVDSITRKLIRRHPHVFPTGDLYAPLDIPQLSEEQVKERWEQIKAEERAEKSDAPQQLSLLDDVPTALPSLSRAAKLQKRASQVGFDWPAALPVVDNVREELDEVLEAMADNDPVAIADEVGDLLFAAVNLARHLKVDPEAALRGANAKFERRFRFIEQALRDTHQSIEDCTLEALDALWGEAKRQEKNLSSCG; this is encoded by the coding sequence ATGTATTCACTTGAAGACCTGCTGCACCTGATGAACCGCCTGCGCGACCCAAAGTACGGGTGCCCGTGGGACATCAAGCAAACCTACGCAACCATCGTCCCGCACACCCTCGAAGAGGCCTATGAAGTTGCCGACGCCATCGAGCGCGGCGACTTTGATCACCTGCAAGGTGAGCTGGGCGACCTGTTGTTTCAGGTGGTGTATTACAGCCAGCTGGCGCGGGAGGAGGGGCGTTTTGAGTTTGCCGGTGTGGTCGACAGCATCACCCGCAAGTTGATCCGCCGCCATCCTCACGTGTTTCCCACGGGTGATCTGTATGCGCCGCTGGATATTCCTCAGCTGAGCGAAGAGCAGGTCAAGGAGCGTTGGGAGCAGATCAAGGCTGAGGAGCGCGCGGAGAAGTCCGACGCGCCACAGCAGCTGTCCCTGCTCGATGACGTGCCCACGGCGTTGCCGTCGCTGTCGCGCGCTGCCAAATTGCAAAAGCGCGCCAGCCAGGTCGGCTTCGACTGGCCCGCCGCCTTGCCGGTGGTGGACAACGTGCGCGAAGAGCTGGATGAAGTGCTCGAAGCCATGGCCGATAACGACCCGGTGGCGATTGCCGATGAGGTCGGTGACCTGCTGTTTGCAGCGGTCAACCTGGCGCGGCACCTGAAGGTTGACCCGGAAGCTGCGTTGCGTGGCGCCAATGCCAAGTTCGAACGACGTTTCCGATTTATCGAGCAGGCATTGCGCGATACGCACCAATCCATAGAAGATTGCACCCTCGAAGCGTTGGACGCCCTGTGGGGTGAAGCCAAACGCCAGGAAAAGAATCTGTCCAGCTGCGGTTAA